A genomic segment from Anaeromyxobacter sp. encodes:
- a CDS encoding diguanylate cyclase yields MLRSIQRSIGRKLLVAVGLPSIVVALAGVLWLRHEAQVEAPGLEPAFRLAILGVLLFAALMALIHAVAVRVLLEQRLQRLSASLRRARQGDFLHRLPADDADELGDLARTFNSTMAAITDLHARRLDDEASLAALQRELALKSQLEARVQELELLHRLAGALAAAMDLETLARRLAELVAARLPGTSFALLLADEVTQEWVVRGVAGLDGAIAGTRLALAAGLAGRAAAERRVLVAEGEEAAAALPWASPAPGSVLAAPLLQGEGCAGVMLYGRAGGFGEPERRLIESAALQVATAVEGARLHQAMVRLSQTDTLTGVQNRRQLFARLELEHERAARFGEPFALLLVDVDRFRELNEAAGHAAGDAALREVAALLGREVRAVDLVARYGGEEFAVVLPRTGPGEAAETGERLRAAVAGSGFEAAPGGRITVSVGGACFPGDARDLASLVDSADAALFAAKQAGRDAVRLHQPGMRTAPERRRDLQGTGAP; encoded by the coding sequence ATGCTCCGCTCCATCCAGCGCTCCATCGGCCGCAAGCTGCTCGTGGCGGTCGGACTCCCCAGCATCGTCGTCGCCCTCGCCGGCGTCCTCTGGCTCCGCCACGAGGCCCAGGTGGAGGCCCCCGGGCTGGAGCCCGCCTTCCGCCTGGCCATCCTGGGCGTCCTGCTGTTCGCGGCGCTGATGGCGCTGATCCACGCGGTGGCGGTGCGGGTGCTGCTGGAGCAGCGGCTGCAGCGGCTGTCCGCCTCGCTGCGGCGGGCCCGCCAGGGCGACTTCCTCCACCGCCTCCCGGCCGACGACGCCGACGAGCTCGGCGACCTGGCCCGGACCTTCAACTCCACCATGGCCGCCATCACCGACCTGCACGCCCGCCGCCTCGACGACGAGGCCTCGCTGGCGGCCCTGCAGCGCGAGCTGGCGCTCAAGTCCCAGCTGGAGGCGCGGGTGCAGGAGCTGGAGCTGCTCCACCGGCTGGCCGGCGCGCTGGCGGCGGCCATGGACCTCGAGACCCTGGCCCGGCGCCTGGCCGAGCTGGTGGCCGCCCGCCTGCCCGGCACCTCCTTCGCCCTGCTGCTGGCCGACGAGGTGACCCAGGAGTGGGTGGTCCGCGGCGTGGCCGGGCTGGACGGCGCCATCGCCGGCACGCGGCTGGCCCTGGCGGCCGGGCTGGCCGGGCGGGCCGCCGCCGAGCGGCGCGTGCTGGTGGCCGAGGGGGAGGAGGCCGCCGCCGCGCTGCCCTGGGCCTCGCCGGCCCCGGGCTCGGTGCTGGCGGCGCCCCTGCTGCAGGGCGAGGGCTGCGCCGGGGTCATGCTCTACGGGCGCGCCGGCGGCTTCGGCGAGCCCGAGCGCCGCCTCATCGAGTCGGCCGCCCTGCAGGTGGCCACCGCGGTGGAGGGCGCCAGGCTGCACCAGGCCATGGTGCGGCTCTCCCAGACCGACACCCTCACCGGCGTGCAGAACCGCCGGCAGCTCTTCGCCCGCCTGGAGCTGGAGCACGAGCGGGCCGCCCGCTTCGGCGAGCCCTTCGCCCTGCTGCTGGTGGACGTGGACCGCTTCCGCGAGCTCAACGAGGCCGCCGGGCACGCCGCCGGCGACGCCGCGCTGCGCGAGGTGGCGGCCCTGCTCGGGCGCGAGGTGCGGGCCGTGGATCTGGTGGCGCGCTACGGCGGCGAGGAGTTCGCGGTGGTGCTGCCGCGCACCGGCCCGGGCGAGGCCGCCGAGACCGGTGAGCGGCTCCGGGCGGCGGTGGCCGGGTCGGGCTTCGAGGCGGCGCCGGGCGGGCGGATCACGGTGTCGGTGGGTGGGGCCTGCTTCCCCGGCGACGCCCGCGACCTGGCCTCGCTGGTGGACTCGGCGGACGCGGCCCTGTTCGCGGCCAAGCAGGCCGGACGCGACGCGGTGCGGCTGCACCAGCCCGGGATGCGGACCGCGCCGGAGCGGCGGCGCGACCTGCAGGGCACCGGAGCGCCGTAG